A single window of Arcobacter venerupis DNA harbors:
- a CDS encoding DMT family transporter encodes MKSKLYELRADLLLLSVAIAWGVTFLMVQDAINTTPVYAFLFFRFAIASILMFFIAFKFLNQINKKTIFYGIILGIFLFSAFATQTFGLSYTKSSIVAFITGLNVICVPFLAYFIFKDHIKRNVLIATFIAVIGLYLLTMSGALTIGKGELLTLICAFLFALQIIYTGKFSKEVNVFLLVLFQLITVTVLSLGFSLLLDNVTFNLTYDYAFFKAVLITAIFATVYAFLIQTYMQQFTSATKTAIIFAMEPVSASIFAFLAVGELLTNIQISGAILIVLATIIAEVKFKSLSHIFNR; translated from the coding sequence TTGAAGTCAAAATTATATGAATTAAGAGCAGATTTATTACTTTTATCTGTTGCAATTGCTTGGGGTGTAACATTCCTAATGGTTCAAGATGCCATTAATACAACACCTGTTTATGCTTTTTTATTTTTTAGATTTGCTATTGCATCTATTTTAATGTTTTTTATTGCATTTAAATTTTTAAATCAAATTAATAAAAAAACCATTTTTTATGGAATTATTCTTGGAATATTTTTATTTAGTGCTTTTGCTACTCAAACCTTTGGATTGAGTTATACAAAAAGCTCTATTGTTGCTTTTATTACAGGACTTAATGTAATTTGTGTTCCTTTTTTAGCATATTTTATTTTTAAAGATCATATAAAGAGAAATGTATTAATTGCCACATTTATAGCTGTGATTGGTCTATATCTTCTAACTATGTCAGGAGCATTAACAATAGGAAAAGGTGAGCTTTTAACTTTAATTTGTGCATTTTTATTTGCCTTACAAATAATCTATACAGGAAAGTTTTCAAAAGAGGTAAATGTATTTTTATTAGTTTTATTTCAGTTAATTACAGTTACTGTATTATCTTTAGGCTTTTCACTTCTACTTGATAATGTTACATTTAATTTAACATATGATTATGCATTTTTTAAAGCTGTTTTAATCACAGCTATATTTGCAACTGTTTATGCTTTTTTAATTCAAACTTATATGCAACAATTCACAAGTGCCACAAAAACTGCCATTATCTTTGCTATGGAGCCTGTTAGTGCTTCTATTTTTGCTTTTTTAGCAGTTGGTGAGTTATTAACAAATATTCAAATAAGTGGGGCTATTTTAATTGTACTTGCAACTATCATTGCAGAAGTAAAATTCAAAAGCCTTTCACACATATTTAATAGGTAA